From Pseudomonas sp. StFLB209, a single genomic window includes:
- a CDS encoding AvrE-family type 3 secretion system effector: MPPSIQNTPTAAQLHGPQTVGHNPQGLQQQANQPATQRASTSLAQLMRQSSGPLPSLTQDVQATPHQGPAASPGALLTAALDPEDAAVRAAVQATRGPGAKLRGADGFGRSLPGSERKSSASPGDAGASTSRSEASAALPANAVLDRSQAGRFVGLDGQIERIKRPPLPVSDVSLDAKGHASFEHFDPPALKDLLQNTLGQEGKTYLAHNRTEQGNKQVLLEADGHLLHLEQSDTALVVMRSSDGLALPAGSKPGSVELFGKDQSMGLKGDEGPGKTLPDKALLAQVSGVYQDRDGQQLRLHDDKLQQLHPATRSWSPVPQSAGQKFSELTHGGNGQVYGRNSDTLIELSGDKGRHMHLPGLTAHSVAADGSVAMLAGKDTQTVQIGKMGDAQPLQVTLQLDGGKAEAAHVGLSRDRLFVTDTEGRLYSASREALKNTDGALKLQPETGYQPAGGKLGAQHQVTGFMSGADGQLHVQVKNNAGQTHSHTLDEQSASLKSGWNLSDVIVIENKRGLPVAKTPPNESIHNLERGGSIGLVDGRIQKWDTATQDWKDTGLKDIDRLQRGTNGSAFVLKEGKLSHLKVEPDYAKNPFNSHHQLTQAPRSTKVEVGDELKGLDDRVIKAFAAVTDKQFVAMDDSGRMTAHQDKQDPNELTRQGLNGEVAHLALDADGTLHAQTSNGELYFMAKDDWQAKPQERPDAKWTRMPVPGKVETLRTEDDNSISVKLKESPLSNGQDTFNLKGKTWSPMEPRPVDPNALRELFDRLDNGTARWKIPFTGGTATASVNLLGRNGMEQSHKSGTMDFIRAHVFKPSLEIPRPLQNMGDYAQHLWQGREGLGDVYKAQAPLFKQLSEIDTSTTAPAAGHNLKDRIASLELGSEGKTLVDELQTFREDLEKSAHGTVMHMGREKKLLNLHGEFKEGLKDKPPSAPRDNDLITLASTTLDKLAPSQDNPTGKLLQDLKGKGMTLSHMAVDTPANQRRDGGNHLQLSKARLALDIVTLKGLDELVDKAQNPPPGTDPAAHAKTLKAGLEQLRDKTYGENPIKQVTDMGFSGHRELEKTYNGIKAFLNGFNDPQHAISVNMRAATGSADQAQLAATLKDSLKRLEHPDDELAISRNYGMTVSTPFFNLAKLAPGPWPAGSVDGTRNYALMAERGEKGVEVYMFHEGAGTLNAGVGGGENFLPNITSADQLAKMTAIDTGNDRRGAFAFRFGGDVTLSDSKTQRTGVAFTVPDEKIDRFVDDLFGGKLKPMDILKEASNHKSHHMSRNNFEVNASATLEARLQLGITDKDSKPLTAAARFGAGVTVNVNLATHTKQTLSQENPKERLDEESKNRMRFFNSLKGNVFGRAQLAGSNTQAAPAPGAAPSSQAINNSMGLTATLAADSKTTKRVKFKYEEATPLSTEDVTKLSTSLEKAFKDKASQTELTRLADGKQPMYEGADDKDKARLQLKGLNDFFASKPAHNDDQYAALRDLKRAVARQDASLERHSVLANARFESSYTNLSRLDEQSVASKILSVVNPHHAPSNAENVAKLLDQDPTLKSILKDLQNSKGTLARVRLEPKDSVIDRIDQGSRDGSLTQKELSKLLEDRDNMRIKAITVFKSAAQTDGFTTPLPILSGTSSTSVGVTKVVGKINFNYGEDQDKPKNYFVDGDLARPSKTQSDLAQALKKEGLELKS; encoded by the coding sequence ATGCCCCCATCAATCCAGAACACCCCGACGGCTGCCCAGCTCCATGGCCCGCAGACGGTCGGCCATAACCCGCAAGGTCTGCAACAGCAGGCCAACCAGCCAGCGACCCAGCGCGCGTCCACCTCGCTGGCTCAGCTCATGCGCCAGTCATCAGGGCCGCTGCCGTCCTTGACTCAGGATGTGCAGGCGACGCCTCACCAAGGTCCGGCGGCCAGCCCCGGAGCCCTGCTCACGGCAGCGCTCGACCCGGAAGATGCGGCGGTGCGCGCCGCCGTGCAGGCAACCCGTGGTCCAGGAGCCAAGCTGCGTGGCGCCGATGGCTTTGGCCGCTCGCTACCGGGCAGTGAACGCAAATCCTCGGCCTCGCCTGGCGATGCCGGCGCCAGCACATCGCGCAGCGAAGCCAGCGCCGCACTCCCCGCCAATGCGGTACTCGATCGCAGCCAGGCCGGGCGTTTTGTCGGCCTCGATGGCCAGATCGAGCGTATCAAGCGGCCGCCGTTGCCGGTCAGTGATGTAAGCCTGGATGCCAAGGGCCATGCCAGCTTCGAGCACTTTGACCCGCCGGCACTCAAGGACCTGTTGCAAAACACGCTGGGGCAGGAAGGCAAGACGTATCTGGCCCACAACCGCACCGAACAAGGCAACAAGCAGGTACTGCTGGAAGCCGATGGTCACCTGTTGCACCTGGAGCAGTCAGATACCGCCTTGGTGGTGATGCGCAGCAGTGACGGCTTGGCTCTGCCGGCTGGCAGCAAGCCCGGCAGCGTCGAGTTGTTCGGCAAGGACCAGAGCATGGGCCTGAAGGGCGATGAAGGCCCTGGCAAGACGCTGCCGGACAAAGCCCTGCTGGCGCAGGTCAGCGGTGTCTATCAGGACCGCGACGGTCAGCAACTGCGCCTGCACGATGACAAACTGCAACAGCTGCACCCCGCCACCCGCAGCTGGAGCCCGGTGCCGCAAAGCGCCGGGCAGAAATTCAGCGAGCTGACCCACGGCGGCAATGGCCAGGTCTACGGGCGCAACAGCGACACCTTGATCGAGCTGTCCGGCGACAAGGGCCGGCATATGCATCTGCCGGGGCTGACCGCGCACTCGGTGGCCGCCGACGGCAGCGTGGCCATGCTGGCTGGCAAGGACACCCAGACCGTGCAAATTGGCAAGATGGGCGATGCCCAGCCGCTGCAAGTGACACTGCAACTGGACGGCGGCAAGGCCGAAGCCGCCCATGTCGGCCTGAGCCGCGACCGGCTGTTCGTCACTGACACCGAAGGCCGGCTGTACAGTGCCTCTCGCGAAGCGCTCAAGAACACCGACGGCGCTTTAAAGCTGCAACCGGAAACCGGCTACCAGCCGGCTGGCGGCAAGCTGGGCGCCCAGCACCAGGTGACCGGTTTCATGAGCGGCGCTGACGGCCAGTTGCATGTGCAGGTCAAGAACAATGCCGGGCAAACCCACTCGCACACGCTGGATGAGCAAAGCGCCAGCCTCAAGAGCGGCTGGAACCTCAGTGACGTGATCGTCATCGAGAACAAGCGCGGCCTGCCGGTTGCCAAGACGCCGCCCAACGAGAGCATTCACAACCTTGAACGCGGCGGCAGTATCGGTCTGGTCGATGGGCGCATTCAGAAATGGGACACCGCTACCCAGGACTGGAAAGACACCGGCCTCAAGGACATCGACCGTCTGCAGCGCGGCACCAACGGCAGTGCCTTCGTGCTCAAGGAGGGCAAGCTCTCGCACCTGAAGGTCGAGCCGGACTACGCGAAAAACCCGTTCAATTCCCACCACCAGCTGACCCAGGCACCGCGCTCGACCAAGGTCGAAGTCGGTGATGAACTCAAGGGCCTCGATGACCGGGTGATCAAGGCGTTTGCCGCCGTCACCGACAAGCAGTTCGTCGCCATGGATGACAGCGGGCGCATGACCGCTCACCAGGACAAACAGGACCCCAATGAGCTGACCCGTCAGGGGCTCAATGGCGAGGTCGCCCACCTGGCGCTGGATGCCGACGGCACGCTGCATGCCCAGACCAGTAACGGCGAGCTGTACTTCATGGCCAAGGACGATTGGCAGGCCAAACCGCAGGAACGTCCCGACGCCAAGTGGACGCGGATGCCGGTACCGGGCAAGGTCGAGACCCTGCGCACCGAGGACGACAACAGCATCAGCGTCAAGCTCAAGGAGAGCCCGCTCAGCAACGGCCAGGACACCTTCAATCTCAAAGGCAAAACCTGGTCGCCGATGGAGCCGCGCCCGGTCGATCCCAATGCCCTGCGCGAACTGTTCGACCGTCTCGACAATGGCACCGCGCGCTGGAAAATTCCGTTTACCGGCGGGACCGCCACCGCATCAGTCAATCTGCTGGGGCGCAATGGCATGGAGCAGTCGCACAAGTCCGGCACCATGGACTTCATCCGCGCCCATGTGTTCAAGCCGAGCCTGGAGATACCGCGCCCGCTGCAGAACATGGGTGACTATGCCCAGCACCTGTGGCAGGGCCGCGAGGGGCTGGGCGATGTGTATAAGGCTCAGGCACCGCTGTTCAAGCAACTGAGCGAAATCGACACATCGACCACCGCGCCCGCCGCCGGCCACAACCTTAAAGACCGCATCGCCAGTCTGGAGCTGGGCAGCGAAGGCAAAACCCTGGTTGACGAGCTGCAGACCTTCCGTGAAGACCTGGAAAAGAGCGCCCACGGTACGGTCATGCATATGGGCCGGGAGAAGAAGCTGCTCAACCTGCACGGCGAGTTCAAGGAGGGCCTCAAGGACAAGCCACCGTCTGCGCCGCGTGACAACGATTTGATCACTCTGGCGAGCACCACCCTCGACAAGCTCGCGCCATCGCAGGACAACCCGACCGGCAAGCTGCTGCAAGACTTGAAGGGCAAGGGTATGACCCTGTCGCACATGGCCGTCGACACCCCGGCCAATCAGCGCCGCGACGGCGGTAACCATCTGCAATTGAGCAAGGCCCGCCTGGCGCTGGACATCGTGACGCTCAAGGGGCTCGATGAGCTGGTCGACAAGGCGCAGAACCCGCCACCCGGCACCGACCCGGCCGCGCATGCCAAAACCCTCAAGGCCGGGCTGGAGCAGTTGCGCGACAAGACCTACGGCGAGAACCCGATCAAGCAGGTCACCGACATGGGCTTTTCCGGCCACCGCGAGCTGGAAAAAACCTATAACGGGATCAAGGCATTCCTCAATGGTTTCAACGACCCGCAGCACGCCATCAGCGTCAACATGCGCGCCGCCACCGGCAGCGCCGACCAGGCGCAATTGGCCGCCACCCTCAAGGATTCGCTCAAGCGCCTGGAGCACCCTGACGATGAGCTGGCGATTTCGCGCAATTACGGGATGACCGTCAGTACGCCGTTCTTCAACCTGGCGAAACTGGCCCCTGGTCCCTGGCCTGCAGGCTCTGTGGACGGCACCCGCAATTACGCGCTGATGGCCGAGCGTGGCGAGAAAGGCGTCGAGGTGTACATGTTTCACGAAGGCGCTGGCACGCTCAACGCAGGCGTCGGGGGCGGTGAAAACTTCCTGCCCAATATCACCAGCGCCGACCAGCTCGCCAAAATGACTGCAATAGACACTGGCAATGACCGGCGTGGCGCGTTTGCCTTTCGGTTCGGCGGCGATGTGACGCTGTCCGACAGCAAGACCCAGCGCACCGGGGTGGCCTTCACGGTGCCTGACGAGAAGATTGATCGGTTTGTCGACGATCTGTTCGGCGGCAAGCTCAAGCCCATGGATATCCTTAAAGAGGCCAGCAACCACAAGTCGCACCACATGAGCCGCAACAACTTCGAGGTCAACGCCAGCGCCACCCTGGAGGCCCGTCTGCAACTGGGCATTACCGACAAGGACAGCAAACCGCTGACCGCCGCGGCGCGCTTTGGGGCCGGGGTCACGGTCAACGTCAACCTGGCGACCCACACCAAACAGACCCTCAGCCAGGAAAATCCCAAGGAACGCCTGGATGAAGAGTCAAAAAACCGCATGCGGTTTTTCAACAGCCTCAAGGGCAATGTCTTCGGCCGCGCCCAGCTGGCCGGCAGTAACACCCAGGCCGCCCCGGCCCCCGGCGCGGCCCCGTCATCCCAGGCAATCAACAACAGCATGGGCCTGACCGCCACGCTGGCGGCAGACTCCAAGACCACCAAACGGGTCAAGTTCAAGTACGAAGAGGCCACGCCACTGAGCACCGAGGACGTGACCAAGCTCTCGACCAGTCTGGAAAAGGCGTTCAAGGACAAGGCTTCGCAAACTGAACTGACCCGTCTGGCCGACGGCAAGCAGCCGATGTATGAAGGCGCTGACGACAAGGACAAGGCCCGCTTGCAACTCAAGGGGCTGAATGATTTCTTCGCAAGCAAACCGGCGCACAACGACGATCAATACGCGGCCCTGCGTGACCTCAAGCGCGCCGTGGCGCGCCAGGATGCCTCGCTGGAGCGCCATAGCGTGCTGGCCAACGCACGCTTCGAGAGCAGCTACACCAACCTTTCGCGGCTCGACGAACAAAGCGTGGCGTCGAAGATCCTCAGCGTGGTCAATCCCCATCACGCACCGAGCAACGCCGAGAACGTTGCCAAACTGCTCGATCAGGACCCGACCCTCAAGTCGATCCTCAAGGACCTGCAGAACAGCAAAGGCACCCTGGCCCGCGTGCGCCTGGAGCCCAAGGACTCGGTGATCGACCGGATCGACCAGGGCAGCCGCGACGGCAGCCTGACCCAGAAAGAACTGAGCAAGCTGCTCGAAGACCGCGACAACATGCGGATCAAGGCCATCACGGTGTTCAAGTCCGCCGCGCAAACAGATGGCTTCACCACGCCGCTGCCGATCTTGAGCGGCACCAGCAGCACCTCGGTGGGGGTGACCAAGGTGGTCGGCAAGATCAACTTCAACTACGGCGAAGATCAGGACAAACCGAAAAACTACTTCGTCGACGGTGACCTGGCCCGGCCCTCGAAAACCCAAAGCGACCTGGCCCAGGCGCTGAAGAAGGAGGGGCTTGAACTCAAGAGCTGA
- a CDS encoding aspartyl/asparaginyl beta-hydroxylase domain-containing protein: MNAAFYPLDDFPPLARLADHCALIQREVAALQAPLLDIDRTDKPHQQVHAELDEHLRQGGSYGWLKGWGAAGGNRDWTQYPLLFQDTPLAPALAALPQTLALLQTLDGIKVASLARLAPHSFLSTHRHPEIRAEGLLQMHLTLSAASEANYAYLNVAGQFHQHQAGSAVIFDGSQDHFVVNASQAPRTILYLEFNKARAGR, from the coding sequence ATGAACGCTGCTTTTTACCCCCTCGACGACTTCCCTCCCCTGGCCAGGCTGGCCGATCACTGCGCGCTGATCCAGCGCGAAGTGGCGGCGCTGCAGGCCCCGCTGCTGGACATCGACCGCACCGACAAACCTCACCAGCAAGTGCACGCCGAACTGGACGAACATCTGCGCCAGGGCGGCAGCTACGGCTGGCTCAAGGGCTGGGGCGCGGCCGGCGGCAATCGGGACTGGACCCAGTACCCGCTGCTGTTTCAGGACACCCCGCTGGCGCCGGCGCTGGCCGCCCTGCCGCAGACCCTGGCCTTGCTGCAGACCCTGGACGGCATCAAGGTGGCGTCGCTGGCCCGGCTCGCGCCGCACAGTTTTCTCAGCACCCATCGCCACCCGGAGATTCGCGCCGAGGGGCTGCTGCAGATGCACCTGACCCTCAGCGCCGCCAGCGAGGCCAACTATGCCTACCTCAACGTCGCCGGCCAGTTTCATCAGCACCAGGCAGGCAGTGCGGTGATCTTCGACGGCTCGCAGGATCACTTCGTGGTCAATGCCAGCCAGGCGCCACGGACCATTTTGTACCTGGAGTTCAACAAGGCCCGCGCCGGCCGCTGA
- a CDS encoding pectate lyase, producing MADLSSIAGFSQGGGLGALGGLSGIGGSQSLASTGIAGAGKGGQSSLEDLAGFLAEALLSGSKGGGSASQSNQSDISSLLESLQGGKGAGGAGGGSDSKGPAAEGGDSAKELLTQILMALFEKILGGSGDSAKGGEGGLGGSGQGGGGQGAGGIGGGQGLGGGQGAGGIGGGQGLGGGQGLGGAQGGGSGSGSIEDLVNTLMQSLGGGSLNGSISPTADGGGQISKDDRLKELLEMIGQFMDSHPETFGQPASGAGGGGGGSASPVGAGGGGGAAPVSTPSMPAAPAGAGGGGGEGGGGGGSVAAPAAPAAPGASVTPGATATPGATATPGAPAAGGSSAAGPVSFPTASGSPTVVNQTIKVGPGEVFDGQGKTFTAGPSLGDGGQGEGQKPIFELAEGATLKNVVFGDNAADGVHVRAGNEKAVNVDNVHWTNVGEDALTVKGEGGAKVTNLNITNSSAQGANDKVFQLNADANVKVDNFKVNDFGTFMRTNGGQQGNWNLDLSNISAENGKFSFVKSDSEGLNLTTKNIDLNNVQNAFSKLPGSTNHKEL from the coding sequence ATGGCAGATTTATCAAGCATTGCAGGATTCTCCCAAGGCGGCGGGCTAGGAGCACTGGGTGGGCTGAGCGGCATCGGCGGTTCGCAGTCACTGGCCTCCACCGGTATTGCCGGGGCGGGCAAGGGCGGCCAGTCGTCGCTGGAAGACCTGGCCGGTTTTCTGGCCGAGGCGTTGCTCAGCGGCAGCAAGGGCGGCGGTTCGGCCAGCCAGTCGAATCAGAGCGACATCAGCTCGTTGCTGGAGTCGCTGCAAGGCGGCAAGGGCGCAGGCGGTGCCGGTGGTGGCAGCGACAGTAAAGGCCCGGCTGCCGAAGGCGGTGACTCGGCCAAGGAACTGCTGACCCAGATCCTGATGGCGCTGTTCGAAAAAATCCTCGGCGGCTCCGGTGATTCGGCCAAGGGCGGCGAAGGCGGCCTGGGTGGTTCTGGCCAGGGCGGTGGTGGCCAGGGCGCGGGGGGCATCGGTGGCGGCCAGGGGCTGGGCGGTGGTCAGGGTGCCGGTGGTATTGGTGGCGGGCAGGGACTTGGCGGTGGCCAGGGTCTGGGCGGTGCGCAAGGTGGCGGTTCAGGTTCGGGCAGTATCGAGGACCTGGTCAATACCCTGATGCAAAGCCTCGGTGGCGGTTCGCTGAACGGTTCGATTTCGCCGACCGCCGATGGCGGCGGCCAGATCTCCAAGGATGACCGCCTCAAGGAACTGCTGGAGATGATTGGCCAGTTCATGGACAGCCATCCGGAAACCTTCGGCCAGCCAGCCAGCGGCGCGGGCGGCGGTGGTGGTGGTTCGGCTTCGCCGGTCGGCGCGGGCGGTGGCGGTGGTGCTGCGCCGGTCAGCACGCCATCGATGCCGGCGGCTCCTGCGGGCGCTGGTGGTGGCGGTGGTGAAGGGGGCGGCGGCGGTGGCAGTGTCGCCGCTCCAGCCGCGCCCGCTGCTCCAGGCGCCAGCGTAACCCCAGGTGCAACGGCCACGCCGGGCGCCACCGCTACACCGGGCGCACCTGCCGCCGGCGGCAGCAGCGCGGCCGGTCCGGTCAGCTTCCCGACCGCTTCGGGCAGCCCGACCGTGGTCAACCAGACTATCAAGGTTGGTCCGGGCGAAGTCTTCGATGGCCAGGGCAAGACCTTCACCGCCGGGCCAAGCCTGGGTGATGGCGGACAAGGCGAAGGCCAGAAACCGATCTTCGAGCTGGCCGAGGGCGCCACCCTGAAGAACGTTGTGTTCGGTGACAATGCCGCCGACGGCGTGCATGTACGGGCCGGCAACGAGAAAGCCGTGAACGTCGACAACGTGCACTGGACCAACGTCGGTGAGGATGCCCTGACCGTCAAGGGTGAGGGCGGTGCCAAGGTGACTAACCTGAACATCACCAACAGCAGTGCCCAGGGCGCCAACGACAAGGTCTTCCAGCTCAATGCCGACGCCAACGTGAAGGTCGACAACTTCAAGGTCAATGACTTCGGCACCTTCATGCGTACCAACGGTGGCCAGCAGGGCAACTGGAACCTGGACCTGAGCAACATCAGCGCCGAGAACGGCAAGTTCTCCTTCGTCAAGAGCGACAGCGAAGGCCTGAACCTGACCACCAAGAACATCGATCTGAACAACGTGCAGAATGCCTTCAGCAAACTGCCAGGATCGACCAACCACAAGGAGCTTTAA
- a CDS encoding type III secretion system chaperone — MTHAQRNVQLYLARLSEMLGIALTLNNGVCALYDNDRRQAAIIEVPDHSDNVIIHARLGLLRNSPQNLQHLLNINFDVSKLRGCWLSLDQQNVCLCTQRELSTLDEKQFCDLVTGFTEQLRQTRSQYASLLA, encoded by the coding sequence ACGCTCAACGTAACGTGCAATTGTATCTGGCGCGTTTAAGTGAAATGCTCGGTATCGCGCTGACCCTCAACAACGGGGTTTGCGCGTTGTACGACAATGATCGCCGCCAGGCGGCGATCATTGAAGTTCCTGACCACTCGGATAATGTGATCATTCATGCCCGCCTGGGCCTGTTGCGTAATAGTCCGCAAAACTTGCAACATCTTTTGAACATCAACTTCGATGTGTCGAAATTGCGCGGCTGCTGGCTGTCTCTGGACCAGCAGAACGTCTGCCTGTGCACCCAACGTGAACTCTCCACGCTCGACGAAAAACAGTTCTGTGACCTGGTCACCGGCTTTACCGAACAGTTGCGCCAGACCCGCAGCCAGTACGCGTCCTTGCTGGCGTGA